In Euwallacea fornicatus isolate EFF26 chromosome 2, ASM4011564v1, whole genome shotgun sequence, one genomic interval encodes:
- the LOC136345952 gene encoding V-type proton ATPase subunit F-like isoform X1 — protein sequence MENYVSEKSNENSYTNGLQDFLGEEYSQVRSSNSADTLCIGESKLIAIVGDEDTCVGFILAGIGQINEDLSQNFVIVDQQTEDLQLELKVLDLLERPDIGLVLITKEAAEKIIRLINKYKCIGPAVLIIPGHNGPFEIELPPAVKEIEERAYCKYRHRRSLNSSNTSITTNESVYEESSKRGSTHSLRSVASSTSVKL from the exons ATGGAAAATTATGTGAGTGAAAAATCTAATGAGAACAGCTACACCAATGGGCTGCAAGACTTTTTGGGCGAGGAGTATTCTCAAGTCCGGTCTTCAAACTCTGCAGATACATTATGCATTGGAGAGTCCAAATTAATTGCAATAGTTGGGGATGAAGACACTTGCGTGGGGTTCATATTAG CTGGTATAGGCCAAATTAACGAAGACTTGAGCCAAAACTTCGTGATAGTGGATCAACAAACTGAAGACCTCCAACTTGAATTGAAAGTTTTGGACCTTTTAGAACGCCCTGATATAGGGCTAGTGCTGATTACCAAGGAGGCCGCAGAGAAAATTATTCGTTTGATCAATAAGTACAAGTGTATAGGCCCTGCTGTGTTG ATCATTCCAGGTCACAATGGCCCATTTGAAATTGAGCTACCCCCAGCAGTTAAAGAAATAGAAGAAAGGGCGTATTGTAAGTATAGACACAGAAGATCTTTAAACTCATCAAACACTTCAATTACAACCAACGAGTCAGTCTATGAAGAAAGTTCCAAGAGGGGATCCACTCATTCTCTTAGATCAGTGGCGTCTTCAACTTCTGTGAAGTTGTAG
- the LOC136345952 gene encoding V-type proton ATPase subunit F-like isoform X2, with protein MENYVSEKSNENSYTNGLQDFLGEEYSQVRSSNSADTLCIGESKLIAIVGDEDTCVGFILAGIGQINEDLSQNFVIVDQQTEDLQLELKVLDLLERPDIGLVLITKEAAEKIIRLINKYKCIGPAVLVTMAHLKLSYPQQLKK; from the exons ATGGAAAATTATGTGAGTGAAAAATCTAATGAGAACAGCTACACCAATGGGCTGCAAGACTTTTTGGGCGAGGAGTATTCTCAAGTCCGGTCTTCAAACTCTGCAGATACATTATGCATTGGAGAGTCCAAATTAATTGCAATAGTTGGGGATGAAGACACTTGCGTGGGGTTCATATTAG CTGGTATAGGCCAAATTAACGAAGACTTGAGCCAAAACTTCGTGATAGTGGATCAACAAACTGAAGACCTCCAACTTGAATTGAAAGTTTTGGACCTTTTAGAACGCCCTGATATAGGGCTAGTGCTGATTACCAAGGAGGCCGCAGAGAAAATTATTCGTTTGATCAATAAGTACAAGTGTATAGGCCCTGCTGTGTTG GTCACAATGGCCCATTTGAAATTGAGCTACCCCCAGCAGTTAAAGAAATAG